A stretch of the candidate division WOR-3 bacterium genome encodes the following:
- a CDS encoding ABC transporter ATP-binding protein, with protein sequence MGIVSQPVIETVRLSKSYRAGFGMRRVQALIDLNLQVEKGEIFGFLGPNGAGKTTTIKILIGLTKPTQGFATLFGKPPRNHQIKRRVGFLPESPYFYEYLTAREFLTLAGQLSGLNRNEIGDRVRQVLRMVRMEDAAGQQMKGFSRGMLQRIGIAQALIGDPELVILDEPMGGLDPIGRKEFRDIIVSLRDQGKTVFFSTHILADVEMICDRVGIIVAGRMVKVGRLSEIIGAEVESIDVTLKGVEGRFRKAFERIAQRSLVSDGMLMLTVRNEEEVEKVLAIAREADARVVAIVPRTRTLEDFFMQQVKKAKEGS encoded by the coding sequence ATGGGAATTGTTTCCCAACCGGTGATTGAAACGGTGCGGCTGAGCAAGTCTTATCGTGCTGGTTTTGGGATGAGGAGGGTTCAGGCGCTGATTGACCTGAATCTCCAGGTTGAAAAGGGGGAGATTTTTGGCTTTCTCGGACCGAACGGCGCGGGCAAGACCACAACCATTAAAATTCTTATTGGACTAACAAAGCCAACCCAGGGTTTTGCCACTCTCTTTGGTAAGCCCCCGCGCAACCACCAAATAAAAAGGCGGGTGGGTTTTCTGCCCGAGTCACCCTATTTTTACGAATATCTCACTGCCCGGGAGTTTTTAACACTTGCCGGGCAACTTTCCGGCTTAAACAGGAATGAGATTGGAGACAGGGTCCGGCAGGTTTTAAGGATGGTGAGGATGGAGGATGCTGCCGGTCAGCAGATGAAAGGCTTTTCGCGGGGGATGTTACAGCGCATAGGGATTGCCCAGGCTTTGATAGGCGACCCGGAACTGGTGATACTTGATGAGCCGATGGGTGGGCTTGACCCGATTGGCAGAAAGGAGTTCCGGGATATAATTGTCAGTTTGCGCGACCAGGGCAAGACGGTATTTTTCTCCACCCACATCCTTGCTGATGTGGAGATGATTTGCGACCGGGTGGGGATTATTGTTGCCGGCAGGATGGTCAAGGTGGGCAGGTTAAGTGAGATTATTGGTGCTGAGGTCGAGTCAATTGATGTTACCCTCAAGGGTGTTGAGGGAAGGTTTCGGAAGGCTTTTGAAAGGATAGCCCAGCGTTCTTTGGTCTCTGACGGGATGTTGATGTTAACGGTGCGCAACGAAGAGGAAGTTGAGAAGGTGCTGGCGATTGCCCGCGAAGCCGATGCCAGAGTGGTGGCGATAGTTCCGCGCACCCGCACCTTAGAGGATTTCTTTATGCAGCAGGTCAAAAAGGCGAAGGAGGGGTCTTAA
- a CDS encoding C25 family cysteine peptidase — protein sequence MKQRLFCLFFLLGFVFYSLAGWSGSFRFSPDLFALTTTTAGGENWTLLTFKPSADLSQKRLTTDYLQNPGRPILPYCFFTIVIPQGMKVTDVNVEVERFVSLRAPYPPYPAQHPVPVSQRDLPEFVKPDPAVYANKEPWPERLYEISPVGIKSGFRLVTVSLYPVKFDPVTNSYLVATRLRVNVDYGFDATAEEISLTPKQVKVFSQGVKTLVANPEDVERFAPQKRETDFGTYDYVVITNATLAPYFQRLVNWRTRTGYSGIVRTTSWINSNYSGRDLQEKIRNFIRDYYTNQGTMWVLLGGDNAIVPARRARTYCNSDTGNIPCDLYYGDLQWSWDSDHDSIFGEYGEDTTDLYYDVYIGRASVDDTTQVKTFVNKVITHETSPPTGYLRRILLVDDSLWSGYAYRQSNESIASITPSGWSDVFIHEPGNTTMVRDSLNNGFQFSHMVGHGNETGIYHTMPPPTYAFYSNSVIGGHNNGSRVGLINSIACHPGNFEYSDCLAESTHNWSNGGALAVIMNSRYGWGTPPVIGPSERLDVRFYDFFFNHDTMPIGLTHSESKEVYRNLANGGNGAWRWCYFELNLFGDPLLLMYEEVPAGLNATFTSPINTGSQNFTVRVLRDTLPVAGALVCVHKGSEVYARNYTNSSGEVTFSINPTTPGYMYVTATKPNYLPDVDSCQVVSSEVDVGVMRIVAPKGTVDSGSAVTPRAVVKNYVSVPVSNVPVRLRIGSSYDDTAVVGYIAGQDTAVVEFDTWEAHPSGNVVVRCSTMLAGDTYPANNCLTETVFVRYRDVGTVSVSVPAEVDSGDIVSPVATVRNYGNTTETFNCRLVITGTGYEQTRSKTLTPGTQDTVIFPNWTALARGSHTARCSTQLTGDQNTANDRGSANVFVRVRDAGSIQIVSPVGNVDSAGTLPVRARVRNYGNTTESFYVHFRIAGPSSYYDSALVNALGPGESTLVSFTDWSCGPRGNYTTACSTALAGDMQPANNRIGGSFSVIIHDIAATGIVRPGAQVDSGGQVDVKVAVENKGSAQESAKVFVRIGSYYQESTKVAIAAGVIDTVTLAFWQVNAPRGSVVIYCSTAVNNDVNPSNDTLSRVTEVIVHDVAVIGIIAPKDTVDSGSVVAPQARIRNLGSVTDSFNCRFTISDGYVAQMILNLIPGADSVITFPNWVALRTGSWTTKCTTLLTLDRQPGNNHATGTVFVAGTDVGVAAILAPVGEVDPGPNTPRARVGNYSATPKSFKTYLSITPDSGGTPIFLDSVLVENLAPDSLTDVVFSTWDATSGRYLVRCSTGLSDCNPVNDTLSTHCRVVLHDMAVVSVSPQGEMRPLPVSPIIRIRNVGEATETGKVYLLIVDSVRGNQAYFDSVGFSGVGEGEMREIRLPIWQPTGGYYHLSAYTVVAGDVNPANDTCYARLHVWSQAAGWQRRKDIPSGLRRVKYGGALAGMPGGSGKVYALKGNKSFEFYAYDPNQDSWLTLPPIPALPSNRAVYKSGAMCSDQERYIYATKGNNTLEFWRYDIQNDTWEQLADVPAGLRTLKRGGTGLAYVRVGDSSYVFCLKGCNTFEFYAYSVERNEWQPKAQAPAAPSGKRFKAGSALCSFNQERIFALKSYSNELYEYVVASDTWINKSPLPNLSLSGRRSRCRDGAALTSDDIALLYAFTGGSQDFFYAYNVTTDNWLELEPLPLSETGRHVKAGAALAHLSNNIYALRGNATNEFYVYLKDTIALLTPQPERSGVAGNSVAPNKRNGLLIVPNPAKGTVRFVFYGQAPAQLNLYSSAGQVVAKSTLLPGKESCLDITKIPAGVYLARVSTKTATTTQKVVVR from the coding sequence ATGAAACAACGCCTGTTTTGCCTGTTTTTTCTCCTCGGCTTTGTCTTTTATTCACTGGCTGGCTGGTCGGGTAGTTTCCGTTTCAGCCCGGACCTATTCGCCCTAACTACCACCACCGCCGGTGGGGAAAACTGGACCCTCCTCACATTTAAACCCAGTGCCGACCTTTCCCAAAAGCGTCTTACCACCGACTACCTGCAAAACCCTGGCAGACCCATCCTCCCCTACTGCTTTTTTACCATTGTAATACCCCAAGGGATGAAGGTAACAGATGTCAATGTTGAGGTGGAAAGGTTTGTTTCCTTAAGAGCGCCGTATCCACCCTATCCAGCCCAGCACCCGGTGCCGGTTTCCCAACGGGACCTGCCCGAGTTTGTCAAACCTGACCCTGCGGTTTATGCTAATAAAGAGCCTTGGCCCGAGAGGTTGTATGAGATTAGTCCAGTTGGAATCAAATCCGGTTTCCGGCTGGTTACCGTTTCCCTGTATCCGGTGAAGTTTGACCCGGTTACCAACTCCTATCTTGTTGCCACCCGTTTAAGGGTGAATGTTGATTACGGGTTTGATGCGACAGCAGAGGAAATAAGTTTAACCCCGAAGCAGGTTAAGGTGTTCTCTCAGGGTGTAAAAACGCTTGTGGCCAACCCCGAGGATGTCGAACGGTTTGCCCCGCAAAAAAGGGAAACCGATTTTGGCACCTATGACTATGTGGTGATTACCAACGCCACCCTTGCACCCTATTTTCAGCGCCTGGTCAACTGGCGCACCCGCACCGGTTATTCCGGGATAGTCCGCACCACCTCCTGGATAAACTCCAACTACTCCGGTCGGGACCTGCAGGAGAAGATCCGCAACTTCATCCGTGACTATTACACCAACCAAGGCACGATGTGGGTGTTATTAGGTGGTGACAATGCCATTGTCCCGGCAAGAAGGGCGCGCACATATTGCAACAGTGACACCGGCAATATCCCCTGCGACCTCTACTACGGTGATTTGCAGTGGTCTTGGGACTCGGACCACGACAGCATCTTTGGCGAATACGGGGAGGATACCACTGATCTTTATTATGATGTTTATATCGGGAGGGCAAGCGTTGATGATACGACGCAGGTAAAGACATTTGTCAATAAGGTCATCACCCACGAGACCAGTCCACCGACCGGTTATCTGCGCCGGATTCTTTTGGTTGATGACTCGCTGTGGTCTGGTTACGCCTATCGGCAGTCTAATGAGTCCATCGCCAGTATTACCCCCTCTGGGTGGAGCGATGTTTTTATCCATGAGCCGGGTAATACCACGATGGTGCGGGACTCTTTGAATAATGGGTTTCAGTTCTCACACATGGTCGGGCACGGGAATGAGACCGGGATTTATCATACGATGCCACCACCCACATATGCCTTTTATTCAAATTCGGTCATTGGCGGGCACAATAACGGGTCAAGGGTGGGGCTGATTAATTCTATCGCCTGCCATCCAGGCAATTTTGAGTATTCTGATTGTCTGGCTGAGTCAACCCATAACTGGTCTAATGGCGGCGCGCTGGCGGTGATAATGAACTCCCGCTATGGGTGGGGCACACCACCGGTGATTGGACCTTCAGAGAGGCTGGATGTGAGGTTTTACGATTTCTTTTTTAATCACGATACGATGCCCATCGGTTTGACCCATTCTGAGTCAAAGGAGGTTTACCGTAATTTGGCGAATGGTGGTAATGGCGCCTGGCGGTGGTGCTATTTTGAGTTGAATCTGTTTGGCGACCCACTGCTTTTGATGTATGAGGAGGTGCCAGCGGGGCTGAACGCCACCTTTACCAGTCCGATAAATACCGGGTCACAGAATTTTACGGTGCGGGTGTTGAGGGATACCCTGCCGGTTGCCGGTGCCCTGGTGTGTGTGCATAAGGGGAGTGAGGTCTATGCCCGCAATTACACGAACTCTTCCGGTGAGGTGACATTTTCTATCAATCCGACAACCCCAGGCTATATGTATGTGACCGCAACGAAGCCCAATTATCTGCCCGATGTTGACTCGTGTCAGGTGGTGAGCAGTGAAGTGGATGTGGGTGTTATGAGGATTGTTGCGCCAAAGGGAACGGTTGATTCCGGTAGCGCGGTGACACCGCGCGCAGTGGTGAAGAATTATGTTTCGGTGCCGGTCAGTAATGTGCCGGTGCGGTTGAGGATTGGAAGTAGTTATGATGATACCGCGGTGGTTGGCTATATTGCCGGGCAGGACACCGCGGTGGTAGAGTTTGATACCTGGGAGGCGCATCCGAGCGGAAATGTGGTGGTGAGATGCTCAACGATGCTTGCTGGTGATACCTATCCTGCTAATAATTGCCTGACTGAGACCGTGTTTGTCCGGTACCGAGATGTTGGAACAGTGTCTGTTTCTGTCCCCGCAGAGGTGGATTCAGGGGACATCGTAAGCCCGGTGGCAACAGTGCGGAACTACGGGAATACCACCGAGACATTTAATTGCCGCCTTGTTATTACCGGAACCGGTTACGAGCAGACCCGCAGTAAAACGCTCACTCCGGGAACACAGGATACGGTGATTTTCCCCAACTGGACAGCGCTGGCAAGAGGCAGCCACACCGCCCGGTGTTCAACTCAACTTACCGGAGATCAAAATACCGCTAACGACCGGGGGAGCGCAAATGTGTTTGTCCGGGTGAGGGATGCTGGCTCTATCCAAATTGTCTCACCGGTAGGGAATGTGGACTCGGCTGGAACTCTGCCCGTCCGGGCAAGGGTCCGCAATTACGGCAATACGACCGAGAGTTTCTATGTTCATTTCCGCATCGCTGGTCCATCATCCTATTATGACAGTGCCCTGGTTAACGCTCTTGGACCAGGTGAGTCAACATTGGTTAGCTTCACCGACTGGAGCTGCGGACCGCGCGGGAACTACACTACCGCCTGTTCAACCGCCCTGGCGGGTGATATGCAGCCGGCGAATAATCGGATTGGTGGCAGTTTCTCTGTCATAATTCACGATATTGCGGCAACTGGTATTGTCCGACCGGGTGCGCAGGTGGATTCAGGAGGGCAGGTGGATGTGAAGGTAGCGGTGGAGAATAAAGGCTCGGCGCAGGAAAGCGCCAAGGTATTTGTCCGAATCGGCTCCTATTATCAGGAGTCAACAAAGGTGGCAATCGCTGCGGGTGTAATTGATACGGTGACGCTGGCTTTCTGGCAGGTGAATGCCCCACGGGGTAGCGTGGTCATTTACTGCTCAACCGCGGTGAACAACGATGTCAATCCGAGTAACGACACCTTGAGCCGAGTTACCGAGGTAATAGTTCATGATGTGGCGGTAATCGGAATTATCGCCCCTAAGGATACGGTGGATTCAGGAAGCGTGGTTGCACCCCAAGCGAGGATACGAAATCTCGGCTCAGTCACAGACAGTTTTAACTGCCGCTTTACCATCTCTGATGGCTATGTGGCGCAGATGATCCTAAATCTAATTCCAGGCGCGGATTCGGTTATTACATTCCCGAACTGGGTGGCGCTCCGCACCGGCTCCTGGACCACCAAATGCACAACCCTTTTGACTCTGGATAGACAGCCAGGAAACAATCACGCCACCGGAACGGTTTTTGTTGCCGGAACAGATGTGGGTGTCGCCGCAATTTTAGCGCCAGTAGGTGAGGTTGATCCTGGACCAAATACACCCAGGGCAAGGGTTGGAAACTACTCCGCAACCCCTAAGAGTTTCAAAACCTACCTCTCGATTACACCCGATTCTGGGGGCACGCCCATTTTCCTTGATTCGGTTTTGGTTGAGAACCTTGCACCCGACTCCTTGACCGATGTGGTCTTTTCCACATGGGATGCAACCAGCGGCAGGTATCTCGTCCGCTGCTCCACCGGGCTAAGTGACTGCAACCCAGTAAATGACACATTAAGCACCCATTGCCGGGTTGTTTTGCATGATATGGCGGTGGTTTCGGTCTCGCCCCAGGGTGAGATGCGGCCACTACCGGTAAGCCCGATTATCAGGATTAGAAATGTAGGTGAGGCAACCGAGACCGGCAAGGTGTACCTGTTAATAGTGGATAGTGTCAGGGGAAACCAAGCCTATTTTGATTCTGTAGGCTTTAGTGGGGTTGGCGAAGGTGAGATGCGGGAAATAAGGCTTCCTATCTGGCAACCAACAGGCGGCTACTATCACCTGAGCGCTTACACAGTAGTAGCCGGTGATGTTAACCCTGCAAATGACACCTGCTATGCCCGGTTGCATGTCTGGTCCCAAGCTGCGGGCTGGCAACGACGCAAGGACATCCCCAGCGGCTTGCGCCGGGTCAAATATGGCGGAGCGCTAGCAGGGATGCCGGGTGGTTCAGGAAAAGTTTATGCACTCAAGGGGAATAAAAGCTTTGAATTCTATGCCTATGACCCCAATCAGGACTCATGGCTAACATTGCCACCTATCCCTGCTTTGCCTTCTAACAGAGCGGTGTATAAATCGGGTGCGATGTGTTCAGACCAGGAGCGATATATCTATGCAACCAAGGGCAATAACACGCTTGAGTTCTGGCGGTATGATATTCAAAATGACACCTGGGAGCAATTGGCAGATGTTCCTGCCGGACTCAGAACATTAAAACGGGGTGGAACCGGGCTTGCCTATGTTCGGGTTGGTGACAGTTCTTATGTGTTCTGCCTTAAGGGTTGCAACACCTTTGAGTTCTATGCCTATTCAGTGGAAAGGAACGAGTGGCAGCCAAAAGCCCAGGCACCTGCCGCACCCTCAGGAAAAAGGTTCAAGGCTGGGTCAGCACTCTGCAGTTTCAACCAGGAGCGGATTTTTGCCTTGAAATCCTATAGCAATGAGTTGTATGAATATGTAGTTGCCAGTGACACCTGGATTAATAAGAGCCCGTTGCCGAATCTCTCGTTGAGTGGCAGGCGGTCAAGGTGCCGGGATGGGGCTGCACTCACAAGTGACGACATCGCCTTGCTTTACGCCTTTACTGGTGGTAGTCAAGACTTCTTCTATGCCTATAATGTTACCACCGACAACTGGTTGGAATTGGAGCCACTGCCTTTAAGTGAAACCGGCAGGCATGTCAAGGCAGGTGCGGCGCTTGCCCATCTCAGTAATAACATCTATGCGCTGCGCGGCAATGCCACGAACGAATTCTATGTCTATCTTAAAGATACGATTGCGCTATTAACACCTCAGCCCGAGCGGTCGGGTGTGGCAGGTAATAGTGTGGCACCGAATAAGAGAAATGGTCTTTTGATCGTGCCTAACCCGGCAAAAGGCACTGTCCGCTTTGTTTTCTACGGTCAAGCCCCAGCGCAGTTAAATCTCTATTCATCTGCGGGTCAAGTGGTAGCCAAATCAACGCTCCTCCCGGGTAAGGAGTCTTGTTTGGATATTACAAAAATACCCGCAGGTGTTTACCTTGCCCGGGTCAGCACAAAAACAGCCACAACCACCCAAAAGGTGGTTGTTCGCTGA
- a CDS encoding prepilin-type N-terminal cleavage/methylation domain-containing protein codes for MKNKGFTLIELLVVILIIGILLALIIPNFVLFQERARRSSVKNNMHVVQTALEAYAVDHYGNYPPEDMEWTPGEETGMCLWFPGGDPIGVDGEPKPGNFPVNPYDGKRYNDEDKDEEDLVYADLFGELEPGQNAQIRGSDDDCPYIDFGGTPEYPGGIGIATYVPGIGIETPQEYGIYGFGRDVSFPMYDLDPMCDDPQDETYWIFFVLHN; via the coding sequence ATGAAGAACAAAGGCTTTACCCTGATTGAGCTGCTCGTTGTCATCCTGATTATCGGTATCCTGCTCGCCCTCATCATTCCGAACTTTGTCTTGTTCCAGGAGCGGGCGCGGCGTTCATCTGTGAAGAACAATATGCATGTTGTCCAGACTGCGCTTGAGGCGTATGCGGTTGACCACTATGGCAACTATCCGCCTGAGGATATGGAGTGGACGCCCGGGGAGGAAACAGGTATGTGTCTGTGGTTCCCGGGTGGCGACCCCATCGGGGTTGACGGTGAACCCAAGCCGGGGAACTTCCCTGTGAACCCGTATGATGGTAAGCGCTACAACGACGAGGACAAGGACGAGGAAGACCTCGTTTATGCTGACCTGTTTGGCGAACTTGAGCCGGGCCAGAATGCCCAGATTCGTGGCAGCGATGATGATTGTCCTTATATCGACTTTGGCGGCACCCCAGAGTATCCTGGTGGCATCGGCATCGCCACTTATGTTCCGGGTATTGGAATTGAGACGCCGCAGGAGTATGGTATCTACGGCTTTGGTCGTGATGTCTCATTCCCGATGTACGACTTAGACCCGATGTGCGACGACCCGCAGGATGAGACCTACTGGATTTTCTTCGTTCTCCACAACTAA